In one Motacilla alba alba isolate MOTALB_02 chromosome 7, Motacilla_alba_V1.0_pri, whole genome shotgun sequence genomic region, the following are encoded:
- the RAMP1 gene encoding receptor activity-modifying protein 1 isoform X1, translating into MKRRNDSRALGLRSGEVVMLWDAACFVGDSRLLAQHFIAATACQEADYGSMIRHYCLKDFQDSMEGIGQRLWCDWDETVGTYGELTNCTALIAEKLDCYWPNRLVDEFFVAVHKQYFRNCSPSGRALHDPPNGVLCPFIVLPVLVTLLMTALVVWRSKRSEGIV; encoded by the exons atgaaaaggagaaatgatTCCAGGGCGCTTGGCCTCAGGAGCGGTGAGGTGGTGATGCTGTGGGACGCAGCCTGCTTTGTGGGGGATTCCCGCTTGCTGG CCCAGCACTTCATCGCGGCCACGGCGTGCCAGGAGGCCGACTACGGCTCCATGATCCGGCACTACTGCCTCAAGGACTTCCAGGACAGCATGGAGGGCATCGGCCAGCGCCTCTGGTGTGACTGGGACGAGACCGTGGG CACCTACGGGGAGCTCACCAACTGCACGGCGCTGATCGCCGAGAAGCTCGACTGCTACTGGCCCAACCGGCTGGTGGACGAGTTCTTCGTGGCCGTGCACAAGCAATACTTCAGGAACTGCTCCCCGTCGGGCCGGGCGCTGCACGACCCCCCGAACGGCGTGCTGTGTCCCTTCATCGTGCTGCCCGTGCTGGTCACCCTGCTGATGACGGCGCTCGTGGTGTGGAGGAGCAAACGCAGCGAGGGCATCGTGTag
- the RAMP1 gene encoding receptor activity-modifying protein 1 isoform X2, translated as MALLPRRFLCFVLAQHFIAATACQEADYGSMIRHYCLKDFQDSMEGIGQRLWCDWDETVGTYGELTNCTALIAEKLDCYWPNRLVDEFFVAVHKQYFRNCSPSGRALHDPPNGVLCPFIVLPVLVTLLMTALVVWRSKRSEGIV; from the exons ATGGCCCTGCTCCCGCGGCGCTTCCTCTGCTTCGTCCTGG CCCAGCACTTCATCGCGGCCACGGCGTGCCAGGAGGCCGACTACGGCTCCATGATCCGGCACTACTGCCTCAAGGACTTCCAGGACAGCATGGAGGGCATCGGCCAGCGCCTCTGGTGTGACTGGGACGAGACCGTGGG CACCTACGGGGAGCTCACCAACTGCACGGCGCTGATCGCCGAGAAGCTCGACTGCTACTGGCCCAACCGGCTGGTGGACGAGTTCTTCGTGGCCGTGCACAAGCAATACTTCAGGAACTGCTCCCCGTCGGGCCGGGCGCTGCACGACCCCCCGAACGGCGTGCTGTGTCCCTTCATCGTGCTGCCCGTGCTGGTCACCCTGCTGATGACGGCGCTCGTGGTGTGGAGGAGCAAACGCAGCGAGGGCATCGTGTag